One Salvia splendens isolate huo1 chromosome 22, SspV2, whole genome shotgun sequence DNA segment encodes these proteins:
- the LOC121788044 gene encoding ruBisCO large subunit-binding protein subunit beta, chloroplastic has protein sequence MTSTFAGLSSVGSLAAPGRVLDDKITISSSRLSSLASISASSLGRRKNVVLRKTRPSQITAAAKDLYFNKDGSAIKRLQVGVNKLADLVGVTLGPKGRNVVLESKYGAPKIVNDGVTVAREVELEDPVENIGAKLVRQAAAKTNDLAGDGTTTSVVLAQGLIAEGVKVVAAGANPVLITRGIEKTTKALVAELKAISKEVEDSELADVAAVSAGNNYEVGNMIAEALSKVGRKGVVTLEEGRSAENSLYVVEGMQFDRGYISPYFVTDSEKMSVEYDNCKLLLVDKKIMNARDLISVLEDAIRGSYPVLIIAEDIEQEALGTLVVNKLRGALKVAALKAPGFGERKSQYLDDIATLTGGTVIREEVGLTLDKADKEVLGHAAKVVLTKDSTTIVGDGSTQDAVNKRVSQIKNLIEAADQDYEKEKLNERIAKLSGGVAVIQVGAQTETELKEKKLRVEDALNATKAAVEEGIVVGGGCTLLRLASKVDAIKETLENDEEKVGADIVKRALSYPLKLIAKNAGVNGSVVSEKVLSSENPKYGYNAATGQYEDLMAAGIIDPTKVVRCCLEHASSVAKTFLMSDCVVVEIKEPEPVPAGNPMDNSGYGY, from the exons ATGACGTCGACTTTCGCTGGCCTGTCCTCAGTTGGTTCATTGGCTGCCCCTGGCAGGGTGCTTGATGATAAAATTACCATCTCATCTAGCAGGTTGTCGTCTCTTGCTTCCATCTCTGCTAGTTCGCTTGGGAGGAGAAAGAATGTGGTCCTCCGCAAAACTCGGCCTTCTCAAATAACAGCTGCTGCTAAGGACTTGTACTTCAACAAGGATGGTTCAGCCATCAAGAGGCTTCAG GTCGGTGTTAACAAACTTGCAGACCTAGTTGGTGTCACCCTTGGACCCAAGGGCAGGAATGTTGTTCTTGAAAGCAAGTATGGTGCCCCAAAAATTGTCAATGATGGAGTTACAGTGGCTCGAGAG GTTGAGTTGGAAGATCCAGTTGAGAACATAGGAGCTAAATTGGTAAGACAAGCAGCTGCCAAGACAAACGACCTGGCTGGGGATGGGACGACAACCTCTGTTGTTCTTGCACAAGGGCTTATTGCTGAAGGTGTTAAG GTAGTTGCAGCTGGAGCAAACCCTGTCCTAATCACTAGAGGAATCGAAAAGACTACCAAGGCATTGGTTGCTGAACTAAAAGCGATCTCAAAAGAG GTTGAAGATAGTGAATTAGCAGATGTTGCTGCTGTAAGTGCTGGAAACAACTATGAAGTGGGGAATATGATTGCTGAGGCTTTGAGCAAAGTTGGCAGGAAAGGTGTGGTCACTCTTGAAGAGGGGCGGAGTGCAGAAAACAGCCTTTATGTTGTTGAAGGAATGCAGTTCGACCGAGGCTACATCTCTCCCTACTTTGTAACCGACAGTGAAAAAATGTCTGTTGAGTATGACAACTGCAAG TTGTTGCTTGTTGACAAGAAAATAATGAATGCAAGAGATCTCATCAGTGTCTTGGAAGATGCCATTAGAGGTAGTTATCCTGTGTTGATAATTGCGGAAGATATCGAGCAAGAAGCTCTAGGAACTCTTGTTGTGAACAAGCTGAGGGGGGCACTCAAAGTTGCCGCTCTTAAAGCTCCTGGATTTGGAGAAAGAAAAAGTCAGTATCTTGATGACATTGCTACTTTGACCGgag GAACTGTGATCCGGGAGGAAGTTGGTCTAACCTTAGACAAGGCCGACAAAGAAGTTTTGGGACATGCTGCCAAGGTGGTGTTGACGAAGGATTCAACTACAATAGTTGGGGATGGTAGTACTCAGGACGCTGTAAACAAGCGTGTCTCTCAAATTAAAAACCTCATTGAG GCGGCCGATCAAGACTACGAAAAGGAAAAGCTAAATGAAAGAATTGCAAAGCTATCAGGAGGGGTTGCCGTGATTCAG GTCGGAGCTCAAACTGAAACTGAACTGAAAGAGAAGAAGCTCAGAGTGGAAGATGCTCTCAACGCCACTAAG GCTGCTGTCGAGGAAGGAATTGTCGTTGGAGGCGGATGCACGCTGTTGAGGCTTGCATCCAAAGTCGATGCCATTAAGGAAACTCTTGAAAATGACGAGGAGAAG GTTGGAGCAGACATTGTCAAAAGAGCTTTGAGCTATCCATTGAAATTGATAGCCAAGAACGCCGGTGTTAATGGAAGCGTTGTTAGTGAAAAG GTGTTGTCAAGTGAGAACCCTAAATATGGATACAATGCTGCAACTGGACAGTACGAAGATCTCATGGCTGCTGGAATTATTGACCCAACCAAG GTGGTGAGGTGTTGCCTAGAGCATGCGTCTTCAGTGGCGAAGACGTTCTTGATGTCGGACTGTGTGGTGGTGGAGATCAAGGAGCCGGAGCCAGTCCCTGCAGGAAACCCGATGGACAACTCAGGGTATGGTTACTAA
- the LOC121786245 gene encoding protein MET1, chloroplastic-like isoform X1, whose translation MASSSYTSLCSSSPSLPTRLSPSPKQSATSLKLNHTKTASFLIASPNSDSLTLKPFIRASNTDSETSNEEDQYEEYEVEVVQPYGLKFAKGRDGGTYIDVIAPGGSADKSGKFTVGDRVLATSTTPYCSAVFGEEIWPAAEYGRTMYTIRQRIGPLLMKMQKRYGKTDYTGELTEKEILRFERNSGVVSSRVREIQMQNYLRKKEQKERRERELREGLKLYKSRKYEEALEKFESVLGSKPEPYEASVASYNVACCYAKLDQIQAGLSALKDALDAGFEDFKRIRADPDLENVRKAEEFDPLLKKYDDSFINENAINAIKSLFGFNKK comes from the exons ATGGCGTCAAGCAGCTACACTTCTTTGTGTTCTTCTTCCCCATCTCTCCCCACCAGACTCTCGCCATCCCCAAAACAAAGCGCCACATCTCTGAAGCTCAATCACACCAAAACCGCCTCATTTCTCATCGCATCACCCAATTCCGATTCGCTAACCCTAAAACCATTCATCAGAGCATCCAATACCGACTCCGAGACTTCCAACGAAGAGGATCAGTACGAGGAGTATGAGGTGGAGGTGGTGCAGCCCTACGGCCTTAAATTCGCCAAGGGCAGAGACGGAGGTACCTACATCGACGTCATTGCACCCGGTGGATCCGCCGACAAGTCCGGAAAGTTCACCGTCGGCGATCGAGTTCTCGCCACCAG TACTACTCCATATTGCAGTGCGGTTTTTGGGGAGGAAATATGGCCCGCTGCTGAATATGGAAGAACAATGTACACTATCAGGCAAAGAATAGGTCCACTGCTTATGAAAATGCAGAAGAGATATG GAAAGACGGATTACACAGGTGAGCTGACAGAAAAGGAAATTCTGAGATTTGAGAGGAATTCTGGTGTTGTAAGCAGCCGAGTTAGGGAAATACAA ATGCAAAACTACTTGAGAAAGAAAGAGCAGAAGGAGCGGCGAGAGAGAGAGCTACGCGAAGGACTCAAGCTTTACAA GAGCAGAAAGTATGAAGAGGCTTTGGAGAAGTTTGAGTCCGTATTAGGGTCAAAACCCGAACCATATGAGGCTTCAGTAGCAAGCTACAACGTTGCTTGCTGCTATGCAAAGCTTGATCAG ATACAAGCTGGACTATCTGCTCTTAAGGATGCCTTGGACGCAGGATTTGAAGATTTTAAG AGAATTCGGGCAGATCCTGACCTTGAGAACGTCAGGAAAGCAGAGGAATTCGATCCTCTTCTGAAGAAATATGATGATTCTTTCATCAACGAGAATGCCATCAACGCCATCAAATCTCTGTTCGGATTCAACAAGAAATGA
- the LOC121785690 gene encoding probable serine/threonine-protein kinase PBL16, with protein sequence MGNCWSGWKIYRVSSNSKSESPDQGPSEKVRKDERKLPSNPEEVEDLRRCTSSKPLTVFTFNELKSITSNFRQDYMLGGGGFGSVYKGYISEDIQGLQPITVAVKVHDGDNSSQGHREWLAEVIFLGQLSHPNLVKLIGYCCENEHRVLIYEYMPRGSVENLLFSRVLLPLSWSTRMKIAFGAAKGLAFLHEAEKPVIYRDFKTSNILLDEEYSAKLSDFGLAKDGPEGDKTHVSTRIMGTYGYAAPEYIMTGHLTPRSDVYSFGVVLLELVTGRKSLDRSRPAREQNLTEWAAPLLKEKKKVLDIVDGRLGGDYPVKGVQKAAMLAYHCLNRNPKARPLMRDIVDSLEPLQIEANAAAHNLSFTIYTSPNSNAA encoded by the exons ATGGGGAACTGTTGGAGTGGGTGGAAAATTTACAGGGTCTCTTCCAACTCAAAATCTG AATCCCCAGATCAAGGCCCCTCAGAAAAGGTAAGAAAGGATGAGAGAAAACTACCATCAAATCCAGAAGAAGTAGAAGATCTACGCCGTTGCACTTCATCGAAGCCACTGACCGTGTTCACGTTCAACGAGCTCAAGAGCATCACTTCGAATTTCAGACAAGATTACATGTTGGGAGGGGGAGGATTTGGGAGTGTGTACAAAGGCTACATTTCTGAAGACATACAAGGCCTTCAACCAATCACAGTTGCTGTCAAGGTTCATGATGGAGACAATAGTTCTCAAGGTCATAGGGAATGGCTG GCTGAGGTGATCTTCTTGGGGCAGCTCTCTCATCCAAATCTTGTCAAGTTGATTGGCTATTGCTGTGAGAACGAACACCGGGTTCTGATATACGAGTACATGCCTCGTGGCAGTGTTGAAAACCTTCTCTTTTCGA GAGTTCTGCTGCCTCTGTCTTGGTCTACTAGAATGAAGATAGCTTTTGGTGCAGCAAAGGGGCTGGCATTTCTGCACGAAGCAGAGAAGCCGGTCATCTACCGCGATTTCAAGACTTCCAACATCTTGTTGGACGAG GAATACAGCGCGAAGCTCTCTGATTTCGGCCTTGCCAAAGACGGGCCAGAGGGAGACAAGACTCACGTCTCCACGCGCATAATGGGAACCTATGGATACGCTGCACCCGAGTACATAATGACAG GCCACCTGACTCCCAGGAGCGACGTGTACAGCTTTGGGGTGGTGCTGCTTGAGCTTGTGACGGGGAGGAAGTCTCTGGACCGGTCAAGGCCAGCACGGGAGCAGAATCTCACGGAATGGGCTGCCCCGttgctcaaggagaagaagaaggtgcTCGACATCGTGGATGGGAGGCTAGGAGGAGACTATCCGGTAAAGGGTGTGCAGAAAGCAGCCATGCTAGCCTACCACTGCCTTAACCGCAACCCAAAGGCACGGCCGCTCATGCGAGACATCGTGGACTCGTTGGAGCCTCTGCAGATTGAGGCCAATGCTGCAGCTCACAACCTCTCTTTCACTATATATACTAGTCCTAACTCAAATGCGGCCTAG
- the LOC121786245 gene encoding protein MET1, chloroplastic-like isoform X2, translating to MASSSYTSLCSSSPSLPTRLSPSPKQSATSLKLNHTKTASFLIASPNSDSLTLKPFIRASNTDSETSNEEDQYEEYEVEVVQPYGLKFAKGRDGGTYIDVIAPGGSADKSGKFTVGDRVLATSAVFGEEIWPAAEYGRTMYTIRQRIGPLLMKMQKRYGKTDYTGELTEKEILRFERNSGVVSSRVREIQMQNYLRKKEQKERRERELREGLKLYKSRKYEEALEKFESVLGSKPEPYEASVASYNVACCYAKLDQIQAGLSALKDALDAGFEDFKRIRADPDLENVRKAEEFDPLLKKYDDSFINENAINAIKSLFGFNKK from the exons ATGGCGTCAAGCAGCTACACTTCTTTGTGTTCTTCTTCCCCATCTCTCCCCACCAGACTCTCGCCATCCCCAAAACAAAGCGCCACATCTCTGAAGCTCAATCACACCAAAACCGCCTCATTTCTCATCGCATCACCCAATTCCGATTCGCTAACCCTAAAACCATTCATCAGAGCATCCAATACCGACTCCGAGACTTCCAACGAAGAGGATCAGTACGAGGAGTATGAGGTGGAGGTGGTGCAGCCCTACGGCCTTAAATTCGCCAAGGGCAGAGACGGAGGTACCTACATCGACGTCATTGCACCCGGTGGATCCGCCGACAAGTCCGGAAAGTTCACCGTCGGCGATCGAGTTCTCGCCACCAG TGCGGTTTTTGGGGAGGAAATATGGCCCGCTGCTGAATATGGAAGAACAATGTACACTATCAGGCAAAGAATAGGTCCACTGCTTATGAAAATGCAGAAGAGATATG GAAAGACGGATTACACAGGTGAGCTGACAGAAAAGGAAATTCTGAGATTTGAGAGGAATTCTGGTGTTGTAAGCAGCCGAGTTAGGGAAATACAA ATGCAAAACTACTTGAGAAAGAAAGAGCAGAAGGAGCGGCGAGAGAGAGAGCTACGCGAAGGACTCAAGCTTTACAA GAGCAGAAAGTATGAAGAGGCTTTGGAGAAGTTTGAGTCCGTATTAGGGTCAAAACCCGAACCATATGAGGCTTCAGTAGCAAGCTACAACGTTGCTTGCTGCTATGCAAAGCTTGATCAG ATACAAGCTGGACTATCTGCTCTTAAGGATGCCTTGGACGCAGGATTTGAAGATTTTAAG AGAATTCGGGCAGATCCTGACCTTGAGAACGTCAGGAAAGCAGAGGAATTCGATCCTCTTCTGAAGAAATATGATGATTCTTTCATCAACGAGAATGCCATCAACGCCATCAAATCTCTGTTCGGATTCAACAAGAAATGA